One genomic segment of Flavobacteriaceae bacterium includes these proteins:
- a CDS encoding DUF4959 domain-containing protein, whose translation MNNKIKKGLPLSLFILVAIISCSKNEDVDTTPPSPLSVISVTPTNGGGIITYNLPSDDDILYVKAVYTNSQGEEVFRVASKHNTTIEIDGLNQNTPVNVKLYVIDESENISQSVAIDFTPLESFIFLVQESIQITPDLGGVKITWENIASKTVFVYVHILNGSNEIIRILSSNNVQESIFIRGLESVEMTFSTKVEDFDGNITELEEKGRYTPLFEEKIDKSTWTSVASQSINGNAYEGRTVNFWDDIVDTVDTDADNSYFIITRDNNGGSLNWPLDIVIDFNKNVKIQRFKVWQRAYWYQGGGVTYHYQEENIKSFDLYASTDAQTWSLLGQFDIGDPRDGAGNISASAFQEAIDGHEFSLPNTSD comes from the coding sequence ATGAACAATAAAATTAAAAAAGGATTGCCTTTATCACTTTTTATTTTAGTAGCAATTATTTCTTGCTCCAAAAATGAAGATGTAGACACTACACCACCAAGTCCACTATCTGTAATTTCAGTTACTCCAACAAACGGTGGAGGAATTATTACATATAACCTTCCTTCTGATGATGATATTTTATATGTGAAAGCAGTATATACAAACTCCCAAGGAGAGGAAGTTTTTAGAGTTGCCAGTAAACACAATACTACTATAGAAATAGACGGTTTAAATCAAAATACGCCTGTTAATGTAAAATTATATGTGATAGATGAAAGCGAAAATATATCGCAAAGTGTAGCAATAGATTTTACGCCACTTGAGTCCTTTATTTTTTTAGTGCAGGAAAGTATTCAAATAACTCCAGATTTAGGAGGTGTTAAAATTACCTGGGAAAATATCGCTTCAAAAACAGTTTTTGTATACGTACATATTTTAAACGGAAGTAATGAAATCATTCGAATTTTATCTTCAAATAATGTACAAGAAAGTATTTTTATAAGAGGATTAGAATCTGTAGAAATGACCTTTTCTACAAAGGTTGAAGATTTTGACGGAAATATAACAGAGCTAGAAGAAAAAGGTAGATATACACCTCTTTTTGAAGAAAAAATTGATAAATCTACCTGGACTTCGGTAGCCTCACAATCTATAAATGGCAATGCTTATGAAGGAAGAACTGTAAATTTTTGGGATGATATTGTAGATACTGTAGATACAGATGCTGATAATAGTTATTTTATTATTACTAGAGATAATAATGGCGGAAGTTTAAATTGGCCTTTAGATATTGTTATCGATTTTAATAAAAATGTAAAAATTCAAAGATTTAAAGTATGGCAAAGAGCATATTGGTATCAAGGAGGTGGAGTTACATATCATTATCAAGAAGAAAATATAAAATCATTTGATCTATATGCTAGTACTGATGCTCAAACATGGAGCCTATTAGGGCAATTTGATATTGGTGACCCAAGAGACGGGGCAGGAAACATTTCCGCTTCGGCTTTTCAAGAAGCTATAGACGGGCACGAATTTAGTCTACCCAATACATCAGATTAA
- a CDS encoding carbohydrate-binding protein gives MIRIKKYFFPLFLVFIVSVNAQCLRTLGKKIINTNGDEVLLKGVGLGGWMLQEGYMMNSSGAADTQHEFMEKLTALIGADETAVFYNNWRQNFVTEQDIDSIAAWGFNSIRLPMHYNLFTLPIEDEPVEGENTWLTTGFDMVDELLSWCESNQIYLILDLHAAPGGQGEDAAISDYDDSLPSLWESTLNQDKTVALWGKLAERYKDKEWIGGYDLLNEVNWGLGTNVLRNFYIRVTNEIRAVDSNHIIFIEGNGFANDFSGLTPPWDANMVYSPHKYWTYNDTASIQWVLDIRNQHNVPLWLGESGENSNVWYRDAINLFEDNNIGWAWWPWKRIETIVSPFSVNSNSNYEAIINYWKGEGPQPSVANAIQGLTQLTNDLLVDNNVYYKDVVDAILRQPQDETHIPYSNHTIPGVIYLSDFDLGTNEIAYSDVDNANYSLSTDQFQAWNSGWTYRNDGVDIQTNTDNVNSNGYHIGYVKDKEWLKYTVNIEDTGFYNMNFRYATPQSGAKIKFFINDVDIAGAVDLGNSGGWSNFVNHYINNTYLEAGEQVLKVQIDGSPEFNMSSIEFLTSTDPVPTFQVLSANTNDDEKSIQIVLNHPTNQPTLTNNLFEVKVNNESRAIEVVETDASSTRLIIIKLVDYLFYQDDIKVSYNGTNITSIYNSTLNTFENLPVNNNLITRLLIPGKIQAEDYTNQIGLQIEDTSDTGAGQNIGYTDAGDYAEYLIYIAENRNYNLNLRTAAQSSAGKIEFELINNGTIQSISVIDLPVTGGWQSWQTTTTQVTLNAGIYTLKMKVLEAGFNINWFEFEFTSSLSIGDVAENKIAIFPNPVSENYQIKLNNQRIIKNLKIIDVNGRLVKKVNISNNVYNLSNLKSGVYFLLIETDKGHFQKKLIKK, from the coding sequence ATGATTCGAATAAAAAAATATTTTTTCCCCTTATTTCTTGTTTTTATAGTTTCTGTAAATGCTCAATGTTTACGAACCTTAGGAAAGAAAATTATAAATACGAATGGAGATGAGGTTTTATTAAAAGGAGTTGGTTTAGGCGGATGGATGCTACAAGAAGGGTATATGATGAATTCCTCTGGAGCTGCAGATACTCAACATGAATTTATGGAAAAATTAACTGCACTTATTGGCGCAGATGAGACAGCGGTATTTTACAATAATTGGCGTCAAAATTTTGTTACTGAGCAAGATATAGATTCAATTGCAGCATGGGGTTTTAATAGTATCAGATTACCTATGCATTATAACTTATTTACATTACCCATAGAAGATGAACCTGTAGAAGGAGAAAACACATGGTTAACTACTGGTTTTGATATGGTAGATGAACTATTATCTTGGTGCGAGTCTAACCAAATTTATCTTATTTTAGATTTACACGCAGCACCAGGTGGTCAAGGAGAGGATGCCGCCATTTCTGACTATGATGACTCATTGCCATCTCTATGGGAGAGTACTTTGAACCAAGACAAAACAGTAGCTTTATGGGGGAAACTTGCAGAACGGTATAAAGACAAAGAATGGATAGGTGGTTACGATCTATTGAATGAGGTCAATTGGGGTTTAGGAACAAATGTACTTCGAAACTTCTATATAAGAGTTACAAACGAAATTAGAGCAGTAGATTCAAATCATATTATTTTTATTGAAGGAAATGGGTTTGCAAATGACTTTTCCGGTTTAACACCTCCTTGGGATGCTAATATGGTCTACAGTCCACACAAATATTGGACCTATAATGACACTGCTTCCATTCAATGGGTGTTAGATATTAGAAATCAGCATAATGTACCTCTTTGGCTTGGAGAATCTGGTGAGAATTCTAATGTTTGGTATAGAGATGCTATTAACTTATTTGAAGATAACAATATTGGTTGGGCTTGGTGGCCTTGGAAAAGAATTGAAACTATTGTAAGCCCTTTTTCAGTAAATTCAAATTCAAATTACGAAGCTATTATCAATTATTGGAAAGGAGAAGGACCCCAACCTTCTGTGGCTAATGCAATTCAAGGATTAACACAATTAACTAATGATTTATTGGTAGATAATAATGTGTATTATAAAGATGTAGTAGATGCTATATTAAGGCAGCCGCAAGATGAAACCCATATACCTTACTCTAATCATACAATACCTGGAGTAATTTATCTTTCTGATTTTGATTTAGGCACAAACGAAATTGCGTATTCAGATGTTGATAACGCAAATTATTCTTTATCAACTGATCAATTTCAAGCATGGAATTCTGGTTGGACGTATAGAAATGATGGTGTAGATATTCAAACAAACACAGATAATGTGAATAGTAATGGTTATCATATTGGATATGTTAAAGATAAAGAATGGTTAAAATATACTGTAAATATTGAAGATACAGGTTTTTATAATATGAATTTTAGATATGCAACACCACAATCTGGAGCAAAAATAAAATTCTTTATAAATGATGTTGACATTGCAGGTGCTGTGGATTTAGGAAATAGTGGCGGTTGGAGTAATTTTGTAAATCATTATATAAATAATACTTATTTAGAAGCAGGTGAACAAGTTTTAAAAGTACAAATTGATGGAAGTCCTGAATTTAATATGAGTAGTATTGAATTTCTAACATCAACAGATCCTGTTCCAACATTTCAAGTATTAAGCGCTAATACAAACGATGATGAAAAGTCTATACAAATTGTTTTAAATCATCCGACTAATCAACCAACATTAACAAATAATTTGTTTGAAGTCAAAGTAAATAACGAATCAAGAGCTATAGAAGTTGTAGAAACGGATGCTTCCAGTACTAGATTAATTATCATAAAGTTAGTAGATTATTTATTCTATCAAGATGATATTAAAGTAAGTTATAACGGAACTAATATTACATCAATATATAACTCAACTTTAAATACTTTTGAAAATTTACCGGTAAATAACAATCTAATAACTAGATTGTTAATCCCAGGTAAAATACAAGCTGAGGATTATACAAATCAAATTGGTTTACAAATAGAAGACACTTCAGATACTGGGGCAGGACAAAATATTGGTTACACAGATGCAGGTGATTATGCAGAGTATTTGATTTACATAGCTGAAAACAGAAACTACAATTTAAATCTCAGAACAGCTGCTCAATCTAGTGCTGGAAAAATTGAATTTGAACTTATAAATAATGGGACAATACAAAGTATATCAGTAATAGATTTACCAGTTACCGGAGGTTGGCAATCGTGGCAGACAACAACTACACAAGTTACTTTAAATGCGGGAATATATACTTTAAAAATGAAAGTTTTAGAAGCCGGTTTTAATATCAATTGGTTTGAATTTGAATTTACAAGTAGTTTAAGTATTGGCGATGTAGCAGAAAATAAAATAGCAATTTTTCCAAATCCAGTTTCAGAAAACTACCAGATAAAATTAAATAATCAACGAATTATTAAAAACCTTAAAATTATTGATGTTAATGGTCGTTTGGTAAAAAAAGTAAATATATCTAATAATGTTTATAATTTATCAAATTTAAAATCCGGTGTTTATTTTCTATTGATAGAAACAGATAAAGGGCATTTTCAAAAGAAATTAATCAAAAAATAG
- a CDS encoding tetratricopeptide repeat protein: protein MSRTYKIGVFLFIFFLAYACGTKKNTFISRNYHALTTKFNILFNGNEYFKKGIEEINAKYEDDFWELLPIEPIKFDEDKIEALERPSATTGFGGGPGENFNTGNSSKEKPVKSASNFERAEEKAVKAIQRHSMNINGRERNRQIDDAYLLLGKSRYYSQRFIPAIDAFNYIITNYPGANLINETKIWRAKSNIRIDNEEFAIESLNILLNNEESLSDEIREQAHTAIAMAYSKIDSTQLVIEHLKLAIRTQKNRNQTARNMFILGQIYALENQKDSAVMAFQKLVNFKKSPYKYRIYANMEIAKNASGDSLNVALIKRFGKLIKNRDNRPYLDGLYFQTGVLQENRDSVGKAIAYYNKSLRTPKGTAKQKTYGYERLGNIYFKNTEYLLASSYYDSVLKVAKDSNNLRIRRIKRRYKSLESLIAFEKTLKHNDSILKLVSLSKEEQIQFFEKYVAEIKAADEALAQQQLNNLSFGSAFGSGSQQSFGNKGKWYFYNTQSMGFGEVEFQRIWGNRPLEDNWRWSDKTKINLQKDDTKDTVTVDKSKYDVNTYISKIPTEKKEIDSLIYFRNEALFELGLIYKEQFKKPDASTNYLERLLENQPDSSLVLPANYHLYQLYNNANDLKSEKYKNYILDNYADTKFAQLIKFPGKEIEEEEKELSETEKFYKQMYYLYKEDEFENVLCEIDQILPTIANSKLIPKFELLKAYVIGKYQGEATYKEALEYVAIQYPRTEEGKKAKEILIRLKK from the coding sequence ATGAGTAGGACGTATAAAATAGGGGTATTTCTTTTTATTTTTTTCCTTGCATATGCATGCGGAACAAAAAAAAATACGTTCATTTCCAGAAACTACCACGCATTGACAACAAAGTTTAATATCCTTTTTAACGGAAATGAATATTTTAAGAAAGGGATAGAAGAAATTAATGCAAAATACGAAGACGATTTCTGGGAGCTTTTACCCATAGAGCCCATTAAATTTGATGAAGACAAAATAGAGGCTTTAGAACGTCCCTCTGCAACTACGGGATTTGGCGGAGGACCGGGAGAAAACTTTAACACCGGTAACAGTTCTAAAGAAAAACCCGTAAAAAGTGCATCTAATTTTGAAAGAGCCGAAGAAAAAGCGGTAAAAGCTATTCAGCGTCATTCCATGAATATTAACGGAAGAGAACGAAACAGGCAAATTGATGATGCCTACCTGTTGTTAGGAAAATCAAGATATTATTCACAGCGATTCATTCCGGCAATAGATGCGTTTAATTATATAATTACCAACTATCCGGGTGCAAATCTCATTAATGAAACAAAAATATGGAGAGCAAAATCAAATATTAGAATAGATAATGAAGAATTTGCCATAGAATCATTAAACATACTTCTTAATAATGAAGAAAGCTTATCGGATGAGATTAGAGAACAAGCACATACGGCCATAGCTATGGCCTATTCAAAAATAGACAGCACACAATTAGTCATAGAACATTTAAAACTAGCCATAAGGACTCAAAAAAATAGAAACCAGACAGCCAGAAACATGTTTATTTTAGGTCAAATATACGCCTTGGAAAATCAAAAAGATTCTGCGGTTATGGCTTTTCAAAAATTAGTTAACTTCAAAAAAAGCCCGTATAAATATCGAATTTATGCCAATATGGAGATAGCAAAAAATGCATCGGGAGATTCATTGAATGTAGCCTTGATAAAACGCTTTGGTAAACTGATAAAGAACAGAGATAACAGACCCTATTTGGATGGTTTGTACTTTCAAACCGGAGTATTACAAGAAAATAGAGATAGTGTTGGAAAAGCTATAGCGTATTACAACAAATCCCTAAGAACACCAAAAGGAACAGCAAAACAAAAAACCTACGGATATGAAAGGCTTGGAAATATTTATTTTAAAAATACAGAATACCTTCTGGCAAGTTCTTACTACGACAGCGTTTTAAAAGTTGCCAAAGATTCTAATAATTTAAGAATCAGGAGAATTAAAAGAAGATATAAAAGCCTGGAATCTTTGATCGCTTTTGAAAAAACACTGAAACACAATGACAGTATTCTGAAATTAGTATCATTGTCTAAAGAAGAGCAAATACAATTTTTTGAAAAGTATGTAGCGGAAATAAAAGCGGCCGATGAAGCTTTGGCTCAGCAACAACTAAACAACCTTTCCTTTGGAAGTGCTTTCGGCTCCGGATCTCAGCAATCCTTCGGCAATAAAGGAAAATGGTATTTCTACAATACCCAATCTATGGGTTTTGGAGAGGTGGAATTTCAAAGAATATGGGGAAACAGACCTTTGGAAGATAACTGGAGATGGTCCGATAAAACAAAAATTAATTTACAAAAAGACGACACAAAAGATACCGTTACTGTTGATAAAAGCAAATATGATGTAAATACTTATATAAGCAAAATCCCTACGGAAAAGAAAGAAATAGATTCATTAATCTATTTTAGAAATGAAGCATTGTTTGAATTGGGCCTGATATACAAAGAGCAATTTAAAAAACCGGATGCATCAACAAATTACTTGGAAAGACTATTGGAAAACCAACCTGATTCGAGTCTGGTTTTACCGGCAAATTACCACCTGTATCAATTATATAATAATGCAAATGATTTAAAATCAGAGAAATATAAAAATTATATTCTCGATAACTACGCCGATACGAAATTTGCACAGCTTATCAAATTCCCCGGAAAAGAAATAGAAGAAGAGGAAAAAGAATTGTCGGAAACAGAAAAGTTTTATAAGCAAATGTACTATCTGTATAAAGAAGATGAATTTGAAAATGTACTATGCGAAATTGATCAAATACTACCCACTATAGCAAATTCAAAATTAATTCCTAAATTTGAACTTCTAAAAGCATACGTCATAGGGAAATATCAAGGAGAAGCAACCTATAAAGAAGCACTGGAGTATGTTGCCATACAATATCCAAGAACAGAAGAAGGAAAAAAAGCAAAAGAAATATTAATTAGATTAAAAAAGTAA